The following is a genomic window from Candidatus Methylacidiphilales bacterium.
CTTCCGGTTCATCGATGAAGATATAATCCGGTCGGCGCAGCCGGGCGTGAAGCAGGATGAAAACCACCTGCGCAAGGCCGCTGCCGAGTTCTTCAATCGGTGTGGGGGCGTGGTTGACCAAAAACTCCAGGGTTCTGCCGCCTTTGCCCGGCACGATTTCAAACGATTTGAGACGGAACAGGGACTTGATTTCGTCGCAGACACGATCGAGATCCTTGCCGGATTTTTGAAGTTCGCGCACCTGCTCGAGAAAATCGCCGCCCATCTGCAGGTCGAACGAGCGTCCATAAAGGCTGAGTTCATCCAGGCCGCGGAACGGCCCGATGTACAGAGTCTTGGACAGGCTTTCGAAGACGTTTCTCCATTTTTCCAGGAATGCGGGATCGTCCAGAGGAGGCCGGCGACCCTGGTCTTCGTGATAAAAATTGGCACGGCAATGAAAATCCTTTCGTGAAATGACTATGAAAATATCGTCCGGGCCTGAATTGCCATTATGGCCGTTGGGTGAAGGGTGTAAAATTCGTATCCCGATGACAAGGTCCCCGTGGTTGTTGCGGTGAAAAATCTGGGTGCGGTCGGGCACGGCCAGCAACGGCGGAAGCTCCAATCCTTTGTCAATCAAGTTTACGCAGGTTTCGGGGCCCGAAGCCAGGCGGGTGAAAAGCGGACGGAATTCGTAAAACAGGCGCAGCAGGGTGGATTTGCCGGCGTTGTTACCGCCGATCAGCGCGGTGATGCCGCGCACGAGCCTGAGTTTGGCGGGAATCTCGTCGCCGAAGCAGCGGTAATTTTTGACCGTGATTTCGAGGTTCATAGAGGGGCCTGAGCCGATTTCAACTAATTCAAACAACAGTCTAGCCTGCATATTTCATACTCATTTCAATGGTCAACCTGTTAGCGCCGGGACGTAACAGCGGAAAGACACGAGCTGGGCATATGCAGGCTCTTGCAAAACCGCCTCAAAATAAGGCAGTTTTAATTCAAAAATCAAAACAAAATACCCATTCAGGCGGTTTTGCTTGTAACCCGGATGTTCCTGCACCCCTGTTCCCGCCATACTTTGGAGCAGGACATTTTGAAGCGGTTTTCTGAAGCGTGTGAAACATCCGGGTTAGCCACAAAAGAACACAAAAAAAACAAATTACGTGGAAGTTCCGGCAGTTTTTGAGTTCGCTGCGCTTTTTCGCGGCCATGTCCCTGTGCCCGGTTTTTTAGTAGGGCACTCAACGGCGGTTTTCTGAAGCGTGTATGGCATCCGGATTAACAGTAAAGAAAACCGCTGTGTGTCCCATGGAATTCTGCTAGCATTCAACGCAATGGTTCTACGCGAAAACACAAAGCTGGATCCGCGTGTGGCTTTGGTGGCGCGCCGCGCGTTGCGAACCCTCAAACGCTCGGGCATTCCTCATGCCCTTACAGGAGGAGCGCTTTTGAATCTTTTAGGCGTCGGAAGACCCACCTT
Proteins encoded in this region:
- a CDS encoding AAA family ATPase, translating into MQARLLFELVEIGSGPSMNLEITVKNYRCFGDEIPAKLRLVRGITALIGGNNAGKSTLLRLFYEFRPLFTRLASGPETCVNLIDKGLELPPLLAVPDRTQIFHRNNHGDLVIGIRILHPSPNGHNGNSGPDDIFIVISRKDFHCRANFYHEDQGRRPPLDDPAFLEKWRNVFESLSKTLYIGPFRGLDELSLYGRSFDLQMGGDFLEQVRELQKSGKDLDRVCDEIKSLFRLKSFEIVPGKGGRTLEFLVNHAPTPIEELGSGLAQVVFILLHARLRRPDYIFIDEPEAHLHVSLQADFVTALSGFARIGLVFASHNLGLAKSAGERIYSVLRNPEQTFTTVTEFKPEQRLSEVLGELNFAAQQQQGCTKLLLVEGPTEIKAIRQILRKMKAENAVILLPLGGGSMITANRDDELAEIKKICRDVYALIDSEKPSAQASVANDRLAFGHSCQRADIGCHVLERRSFENYFSEKAVQHLYGKKYRALGAFEDVKERYPAWQKADNWKIVRDMALEDIERTDLGRFLRHVVEAPCRV